The DNA region GACGATGTGGACTTCTCGCAGTACTGCGTGCTGCAGAGCAATGACCATCCACCTGTAGAGTTCAAGGTGTCGCGCGAGTCGGCCAAGATGTCGGGGCTGCTCAGGGACATGCTGGAAGACCAGGAGGGCAACGAGGCGATCATCCCCATTCCGAACGTGTCAGGGCAGACGCTCCGGCTCGTGCTAGAGTACATGGAGTATCACTGCGGCAACCCAGCGCAGCCCATCGAGAAGCCCCTGAAGACGACGATTGAGTCACTCGTGTGCGAGTGGGACAGCAACTTCCTCTTCAATCAGCTCCTCAAGAACCACGACGAGAAGCAGCACGAGGTGCTCATCGACGTCATCATGGCAGCGAACTTTTTGAACGTGCGCGACTTGCTCGATTTGACGTGCGCCTGCGTTGCAAGCATGATCCGTGGCAAGACGGCGGAGCAGATTCGCGAGCTGTTCAACATCGAGAACGACTTCACAcctgaggaggaggagaagatTCGCGAGGAGAACCGCTGGTGCGAGGAGTCGTAGAATCGACAAGTGAAGCTGATCGCGTAACGTGCGCCTGCATGCACTTTAGTGTCTATCTgagtatgtgtgcgtgcttttTCCGCTGCCTCCGTCTGCGCTTTCTCTCGTCCCTTCCTTCGACACCAGTTGCACAGTAGTGTCTGCTCTCGCTAACCCTCGCCATCCCCTCTTTCTGTGTCTTCGTGACACCAGTGAAgtgctggcgtgtgtgtgcgtgcgcgctcttCTTGTATCTGTTCTGCATGACCTTCACCGAGGGCAcagcgcgaaaaaaaaagacgggggacccacccacacacgccaaCACTGACACTGACACGTGCACGCGTATgcaaagagaggaagagaggcacgATACGTAAGCGGACTGCGTTGTTGCGTCCGACTCATGCGTGCTCGTGGGGTGTGCACTGGTCGAAGGATTCGGCTCATTGTGGGGTGTCACTCCCTGGTGATGCATGGCCGTGACACTCTCATAGAGGGAAATCAAGCGGGGCCGAAAGGCCGGACCGATACGAAGGAGCCGGAggccttttcttttcgcgttgggggtgggggagtgCGTGGAGTGAGAGAGACGTGAGGTGTGCCCGTTGATACGCAGCTGATCACCGCTCTCGGCCTGGATATGTTTTCTGCTTGCCCCCACCGCACCCCATCCCagccgcctcttccttgaATGCACTGCGTACCTCGTTGCAGCTGTCCCTTTGGCTGGCTGATTTCTGGGCTCTTTCTTGTATGAGTCGTCGTTGTGTGCTTGGGTGTACGTGTGCACTTGTGTGGGGTCCGTCTGGCTGGCTCGCTGCCTGAGTTTTGCTTCCACGCGTGTGAGCGTGAGTGGGATGGTGGCGATTCGGTGCCCTGCTCGCCTTCCTCAgccatctctctcttgcgtatgcatgtgtgcgtgtatgtgtgtatgtgtgtattgtgtatgcgtgtgcgtgtattgTGTGTGagcttgtgtgtgtctcggcTTTTCCTTCTATTTTCCagttttgtttttcttcatCCTTTGTtcttccccttttccttGTCCTCTTAGTCTtgcgcggtggcggtacCGGGTGTCGCGGCGGAGAGGTGCTGTCTACTTGCTGTTGTGACTGTTGTTGGGTGCCGTGGCGGAGGGAGGTGTGTGCAGATGCGCATGGGGAGAGGCGTGCAGGCGAGTAGCATTGCACGCGCACCTCTtgtggtggtcgtggtgcaCGCCACCATGACCGGCATCGCCATTGGCTGAGTGTTcccttcgtctctctctcttgcttcttttcctctATTCTCACGAGTGGGGTAGAGGGGACGGGTTGCCCTGTGCACGCCTGCCGGGTAACATCTTGCCATGACATTGCCCGCGaaagccacacacacacacacacacacacacacaggcatgcCTGAAGGCACAGCGACCAGCTTCCCTCTTCGTGTCGCAGAGAGTgagggggcgaggaaggCATGTGATGCGCGACGCACAAATGTCCTTCGCCACCAGCGATGATGACGGCCGTGCCGCAACGAGCGCCGTTTTTCCTCCTGGCGCTCTCAGCGACTTCAGTAATTCGCATCAGCCCTCCCTGCAAAGCCCTCTTTACCACCTCCCATACATTTGtctatctatatatatatggatgcgtgtgtgcgcgcgcgcatggaCAGGGTCGGCCACGAGCTCCGTCTTCCTCTGCTACAGTCGTTCTGGCTGTCGCCATTGCCGTGATGCTCTCTCAGCCCTTCCCCACCACTGCCTCTCGCACGCCTTGAAtgggctgcggcggaggcgacggtTCGACCTTCGGACGAGGAGCGGAGGACTTCCCCTTCGCATCATGGCGCTATGCGGGTCAGGGAAGCCCCCTCGCAGCGGGTTTCGACAAGGCATGTGGTGCGCACTTCACCGCACCCAGCGCGGACGGACGGGCGTGCACGGGTGATGAGCGATGAAGGAAAAGGTGCGcaaggaaaagaggaggagaagagggcacTGAGCGGTCTGTCGGCGTCCTCGAACGCGACGGAACGGACGGCACGTCGCACGCATCATGAGcagacacgcagacgcgcggcCACACGCGGACACCCAGGTGCGACATGCGTGCAGACGAGCCGAGACGAGTTTTTTTTCATCTTTTTTCTTCCGTCTTTTCGTGCCTTCAACGCCTCTTTTCTCCGGATCAGTAAACGCCGATGCGCCAACACAGCACACAGAAGAACGAAGTAGGAACGCGCATGGgagggcgagcgagcgagacaacgtcccccctcctccttccgcagggagagggaggatcGCGCCTCGCCTTCTTGTTCTTCTGTTGACGGAGCAGCTCATCTCCACGAgaatgcgtgtgcgtggacaTCTTTTCACCACTCGCTTTCTCGACACGTGGAGCCTACCCTGCGCttcgcttcctcttcgcgGCTCGATGGAGCGCGCTctgcgcaggaggcggtggatCTGAGGGCAGAGATGGGCTGGCGGCGGGCGAGGTGGGCGAGGGCACCGCCCGTTGCGTGCACCCCTCACCGCCCCAACTGCCTACGTCTCCTTTCTGTCTGCAGCAAGCATATGCAGAGACCTGCAGCTCCGTCTTTCCCGTCTCGACAGCACGGCCACCTTTCTTGCTACACCCTTTCTTCCTCCCCGACTCTTTCTCTGCTCTCTGCCCACTGACATCCCGCCTTCTTCTATCtggcgccgcgcgccgcgttCGCGACTCTCCGCCGTTGGCGCATCACACATccctcgcctccttctccgtcatGCTTTCGCACACCCCCACCGCCAACGCTTGGCATTCTCACGGCATTATTGgcgcaacacacacatgcacacacagcctCTTGAGGGAACACACCGTCGTACGTCCGCTTCAGactggctctctctcttccgcacCGCCCTCACGTGCGAGTAGGTAGTTGGTATCCTGCCACCCACTTGATCGCGCTGGGGGGTAGCACAGCGTTAAACAGAGCTGACGGCTGTCCATGGTGGTCGGCGTCGTGCATACGCACAGCAGAACGTTTTTCCTCACTTgtgccgtcgcagccgcccCCTAcccctcgctccctccctccctccccccgctgcCCTGCAGCCCTCTCCGTCTGGTAATcctcgcgccgctgcttttcTTTTATTGTTTGCGATTTTTCCCTCGTGCTTCTACCAAACCATTTGCAAGGTAGCGGGCGTACTGACGGGTGCCACCACCGTCCCCGTTTTGCGGCGAAGAGACTCTGTGAAGCACCCTCCGCCCTTGCCCGTCTCTTCTTGTTTTGCTCCGCCCTGCAAGCACGACAACATATTTGACCGATTACCCCTCCACGAGGCGTTGGTGcctgtgcgctgctgctggtcaAATCCGTTCTATATTTGGGCCGCCCCTTTACTTTTTCGCGTCTGTGTCGAGTGCAGGCTTGTCGGCTGCGTCAGCGCGAGGAGGGGTCTGCCGTTGCGTCTGCTTTGTGCTGCATTTCTTTTTCTccgctgcccccctccccctccccaaagAAAACCAAGCAAATCCACGCTGCCTTTCGTGCTTTCTTCTGGCTCTCGTTTCTTCATCCCCGTCTTCTCGTGACACGTCGTGTTTGGCTGTTGCCGGCCTGGGGAACGCGGTGCAGCCAAGACACTCTCTCGCCCACTCGATGCGTGTTTGCATTGGCGACTCACTCTTGCCggccctctcttcccttcgcCCGCATTTTGATTGACGGACTGCGGTGTGTCAGCGAGAGGTTTTGCGACGGAGCGAGTCTTTCGCTCTTCGGCCCCTCGCTTTCGGCTCCTCGTGAGTGTGTAGCTGTGACGtcccgtgtgcgtgcacgtgtgtgtgtgcgcgcgcgtgtgagcCGCCTCCCGCCGTCTTCCCTTCAGTCTGAGGTGCGGAGAAGAAGAACACAACCTCGACGTGTGACACCGCTCCATTCCGAGGCACGAAGGCAGAGGAGTAGCACAGCGGAGGCCAGCGCCCGCACGGACAAGCAGCGCTGCTACCGTCCACTGCGGACGCGCACACTGGCTCGCCTGCGCGCAGCACTACCCTAGACCGTCGTCACCTGCGGAGACGCAGCCTCTTTCTCCATCTCCGAAAAAGCGGCCGGCGGTGCAACGTCGCTTGAGACGCAGAGCGAGCAGATCGATACGCCTCCTCGCGTAGTGCAAGCGCGATCAGGATCTTCTCTGTTCCGGGTGAGTGTGTGCCCGTCGGCAGAGCTGGAGCCGTATAAGCTCCAGCATATTTCTCGCCACGCACCGAGAGACGTGCAGGGTGCGTTGAGCGGCGTCCccgaagaggacgaggcaCGCAGCAGAGCCAGACAAAACTTCGGCGCTGTAACAGTGACGCATCCGCCGGAAGggaagcgagagaagaggaggcggtgcatcGACGCGAGAGGGACTACACATCTGTAATCGGCGACACGGCaaggtggtgggggtggctATTGTGAAGCAGACGTagctccctccccccatcccgCCAgacacagcggcgccgataCACGCAACAGTGCGCAGTGTAGGGCGAAAAGGCAGCTCGgcttctgtctctctctcttccggCACTCGTGCTGCCGTCTTTGCTGCTTCACCTCTCCGCCACTCTCTATATTTCTTGCCATCTACCTGTGTCTGCCCATCTCGCACACGTTTTCagtgtgtgggcgtgctcTCCTGTGAGTGCTTGCATTTAGTTGTTGGTGCAGCAGAGTGGGACGCCCCCTATCTATCTATATATTTATTTATCTTTTCATCTTTTATTTTGCCCCTCTGGGCTTTCTGAAATCGGCACCAATCGGCGCCTGTGCCTTTCCTGGGAGActtcctccccctgccctccctccccctttacCCCCcggcgagtgtgtgtgtgtctccgtTTTTGCCTGCTTCCGTGACCCCTTCGCTTCTCCCTTGTGCTCTGCGTGTTTTCTCTTGAAGTGCTGTGCGCTGCCTTTTGGTTGCGGTTGGTGTCTTCATATCATTTTTATGGTTTCCTTTCCAGCGTGAGCGACCATTCGTATatttctgcctctcctctgcctttgAGTTCtgtccgtgcgtgtgcgcgtgcgtgcgtctctctctttctgtgtgtgtgctgtgctgcgtTGTGCATGGTGGTGAGCGCTCTCCCCCGGAGGCGTGGACTGTACTGCCGACCGTTTTCTCTGCCCTTGTGCTCCAGTTGCGTTCTTGTGACTTTTTGTGCTCTTGCTTCTCCTCGCTTTCCGTTGACACCTTGCAcagaggtgctgccgcaTCCGCTGCTTCACGTGCTCCTCCTTGTgcccgcccccgcctctccttccgccctcttctgtgtgtgtgtgtgtgaccgTTGATTCTCTTCTCACGCCTCTTCCGCTGACCGCGGACattttcttcgtttttttttttgctgcaCCCGCTTTCTCTCGATATTTCGTGTTGCGTGTACACACGCCTGCCGGCACCCCGTTCTCCTCTCCGCTATCCCCACGCTTGCCTCCTTTGCTTGTCGCGTCGACTTCAGCGCTCGAACCTCCGCCACATCGCCGCCCCCCCTGTCGCTCCGTCCCTCTCACGCAgctctctctgtgtcgtgtgtgccgtgcgcgcccagtcttcctctccctcttccgcTTTTTGCTGGTTCGCTTATTGTGGGCGTTGTGCTTGCTGCCTTTTCCTGCtgctaccccctcccctccggCACGACTCGGCAGTCTGCCGCCAGGAACGGACTGAGCTGgacgcggtggtgcgtgtgcattCGGTGCGGCACGTCGGCACCCGCTCATAGCGTGTCACGGAGAGAGCCgaaagacacgcacgcggacgGCAGAACCCGTCCGTGACCACAACCGTCGCGCGTGGCGCAGTGGCAAAACAGGATTCCTCGTACGAGGTGCAGCTAGAGGCGATGGGTGCCGCAAACAAGAAGACACAGCGCGACAGGGCCGCTTCAGGGATGTCGACCTTGTCTCCTCCGAGAAGAACTCGTGAGACGGCGCTGTGCGATGGCACGGAGAACTCGCCGGACAGCTGTGCGGTTCAGCGGCCCGGGGAGCGCACGTGTCTGAAGCCGCTCAATAATGGAGGGGCCCAGAGCGGACCGACCAGcagtgcgcagcgccatTCGGAGGGCGATGAGGTCGAGCTGAGGAACGTGAACGAGGTCGACAAGAGCGGCTTCGGCGTCGGAGGTGATTCGCACAAGGGCGGTTCCTCGCGAAGCACCGGCGATGCGCTAGAGGACGGCAAAGACAAGTACGATGTCTACATGCGCGCGGTCGAGGCGCAACGCCGCTCGGAAACGTCCACTTCGCTGTCAAGtgactgcagcagcttctgctTTCAGCTTGTTGTAACAGTGAAGCGCATGCTCATCCTGCAGTCCCGCGACCCCTTGTCGTTGGCGTGCGAGCTCATCACGCCGATTTTCTTTCTTGTGGGCTCCATCATCCTGTGGGGCGTCATCAAGAAGGGCTTCGTCCCGGCGTCTGACTACTTCAGCGTGGCGGGAGAGTCTATCACGAATGCGGTGATGACGCAGGCGACGGGCATGATGTGCTATAATGCGACGCTCACTGGCGGGGTCCCGATCGAGGGCCTCCTGGAGTGTCGCGAGTTCCTCAAAAAGCCTTTATTTCTGCCGACGCTGTTGTGCGCTGAGAGCAACATCACCGGCGCCCCGGTCGGCTTGTGCGTTTCGGAGATGTATGCTCTGAGCGCGTATGCTACGATGCGCGGCTATGCGACACGGAACACGACCCGTGTTCCGACGGTGGACGAGATGATCTTGCTGCAGTGGGCATGGCGCCTCCTGTACCAGTGGAGCGGTGTCTCGTTAGACCGTTTCCAGACGGTGGACTCCGCCATGTTATCCAGCGGCACTCTCTATTTTGCGCCGGCGTCCACTGAGACGGAGGCGCTCGTTGCGTACTTCCGCAAGACTTCCATCTATTTCCAGTACGTCTACGGCGGCACCTTCGCCacagtggcggaggcggaggcgagggtGCAGAGCCGCACCTGGCGTGACCCGCCCATCTGGGGCATCGTTCAAGTGAGCAACTTGACAGCGGAAATGTTTGATGTGGCCATTCGCCTGaacgcgacggcgctgccacgaACGAAGTGGATGTTGGCACGCTACTACGTCGGTGGCGTGGTGACGGAGGGGCCGGTCATGTACATCCTCTCCGGCTtcacgacgctgcagcagaccGTGTACCACTACTTCCTGACAAGGATACTCGGTACGACAAGTACGCCGAGTGCGGAACTGCTGATGCTTCCCGCGCCGACACGCGGCTACAGGGATGACCAGTTTCTCGCTTACGGCGGGCGGTTTGTGCCCCTTATCCTCGTGCTCGGCTTCCTGTACCCGGTGTCGCAGATGACAAAACGCATCGTGCTagagaaggagctgcgcttGCGGGAGGCGATGCTGATCATGGGGCTGTCTGAAGTGGTCATGTACACGGCGTGGTTCTTGATTTACGTGGTGCAGTACGCGGCCGTCTCGCTCATCATGGCGATTCTGCTGCGGGCGACGTACTTGGCGAAGTCGAACTTCGGCATCGTCTTTTtcctgctcttctttttctcaCTTTCCATCATCACGCTGTCGGGG from Leishmania infantum JPCM5 genome chromosome 11 includes:
- a CDS encoding Cyclin A/CDK2-associated protein; translation: MPVEISNSDDVDFSQYCVLQSNDHPPVEFKVSRESAKMSGLLRDMLEDQEGNEAIIPIPNVSGQTLRLVLEYMEYHCGNPAQPIEKPLKTTIESLVCEWDSNFLFNQLLKNHDEKQHEVLIDVIMAANFLNVRDLLDLTCACVASMIRGKTAEQIRELFNIENDFTPEEEEKIREENRWCEES